In the genome of Aspergillus luchuensis IFO 4308 DNA, chromosome 2, nearly complete sequence, one region contains:
- a CDS encoding urease accessory protein UreG (COG:K,O;~EggNog:ENOG410PK35;~InterPro:IPR004400,IPR027417,IPR003495;~PFAM:PF02492;~go_function: GO:0003924 - GTPase activity [Evidence IEA];~go_function: GO:0016151 - nickel cation binding [Evidence IEA];~go_process: GO:0006807 - nitrogen compound metabolic process [Evidence IEA]), with amino-acid sequence MSHSHSHDNDVSHSHDDFGGHGHSHEILDGPGSYINREMPLSEERDWKDRAFTIGIGGPVGSGKTALMLALCQALRDEYNIAAVTNDIFTREDAEFLTRHKALSPSRIRAIETGGCPHAAVREDISANLLALQSLHRQFQTDLLLIESGGDNLAANYSRELADFIIYVIDVAGGDKVPRKGGPGITGSDLLVVNKIDLAEAVGADLAVMERDAAKMREGGPTVFAVVKSGTRVQDIVNLILSAWKASGAYEHSLARWKAGAKRGSGSVDDA; translated from the exons ATGTCTCACTCCCACTCTCACGACAACGACGTCAGCCACTCCCACGATGACTTCGGTGGTCACGGCCACTCCCACGAGATCCTCGATGGCCCCGGTTCATACATAAACCGCGAGATGCCTCTCTCGGAGGAGCGTGATTGGAAGGACCGTGCCTTTACCATTGGCATTGGAGG ACCCGTCGGATCGGGCAAGACCGCCCTCATGCTGGCCCTCTGCCAGGCCCTCCGCGACGAGTACAACATCGCCGCCGTCACCAACGACATCTTCACCAG AGAAGACGCCGAATTCCTCACCCGCCACAAAGCCCTCTCCCCGTCCCGCATCCGCGCCATCGAAACCGGCGGCTGCCCTCACGCCGCCGTTCGCGAAGACATCAGCGCCAATCTCCTGGCTCTGCAATCCCTGCACAGACAATTCCAGaccgacctcctcctcatcgaatCCGGAGGCGACAACCTCGCCGCTAACTACAGTCGCGAGCTGGCTGACTTCATTATCTACGTGATTGATGTCGCTGGTGGTGATAAGGTGCCCCGCAAGGGTGGACCCGGTATCACGGGCTCGGATCTGCTGGTTGTGAACAAGATCGATCTTGCTGAGGCCGTCGGTGCGGATTTGGCGGTTATGGAGAGGGATGCGGCTAAGATGAGAGAGGGTGGACCGACGGTGTTTGCTGTGGTTAAGAGTGGGACGAGAGTCCAGGATATTGTTAATCTGATTTTGAGTGCTTGGAAGGCGAGCGGTGCGTATGAACACAGTCTGGCGAGGTGGAAGGCTGGTGCGAAGAGGGGGTCCGGGAGTGTGGATGATGCGTGA
- a CDS encoding small subunit rRNA maturation protein TSR1 (BUSCO:EOG092615SM;~COG:S;~EggNog:ENOG410PGXY;~InterPro:IPR039761,IPR030387,IPR007034,IPR012948;~PFAM:PF08142,PF04950;~go_component: GO:0005634 - nucleus [Evidence IEA];~go_process: GO:0042254 - ribosome biogenesis [Evidence IEA]), whose translation MAPTQTVQHHHRSTTKSSNKPYKSRHASKSALKDKAKGKVEGQERGTRKTPHQQLKSKLDRRNQARQKQQLKHQEKAQSVSIFTGQNGAPRHVAVVPLSVDIDVAAIIRALNESVDVSAEISPDSATRVRVDRFRQSLQYIPAKYDLMNALDVCRMADFVVLALSAQVEVEEQGELLLRSIEGQGISNVIAMVQGLDQINPAKKRPQVAASLKSFANHFFPSVEKVLSVDSRQECSNAIRSLCTATPKGIRWRDERSWMFVENVQWPETNAEEVDDVVVTGVVRGKGLKADRLVHIPGWGDFQIGAITAAPLATSRGKRDDAMNVDETEAPQLLDGPSADCDDLATVAPEEIEMEDDEFPVEEERKGVLLDDHHYFSDDDSHIPPKPKRLPKGTSEYQSAWFLDDVSDSGSDLEDEDEVEEMEMDTAGAPEDGVFPDNRDAMTEAGPSEYPQSEMFVDPSPEDEAKDLEDFRASRRKEANEDLEFPDEIELHPNVLARERLARFRGLKSFKTSPWETSEDRPHEPEDWRRLLQFADYKGSRNKFLREALVGGVNPGVRVDVHLKAVPATLRSRPQPTSLFSLLRHEHKHTVVNINMHLNSSVEEPLKSKEQLVVQCGPRRLVVNPIFSAGDNTPNNVHKFDRFLHPGRSAVASWIGPLTWGAVPVLVFKNKTNQDPEVMDSAEDDSLNNFDNLELIGNGTIVAPDQSRVVAKRAILTGHPYKIHKRVVTVRYMFFNPEDIQWFKALQLWTRRGRSGYIKESLGTHGYFKATFDAKINPQDSIGISLYKRVFPRKARALEDVVY comes from the exons ATGGCGCCCACCCAGACGgtgcagcatcaccaccgctcCACAACCAAATCCTCCAATAAACCATACAAGTCTCGCCATGCCTCCAAGAGTGCGCTGAAGGACAAGGCCAAGG GCAAGGTCGAAGGACAAGAGCGGGGCACCCGCAAGACCCCTCACCAGCAGCTCAAATCCAAACTCGATCGCCGGAACCAGGCTCGTCAGAAGCAGCAATTGAAACATCAGGAGAAGGCGCAGTCCGTTAGCATTTTCACCGGTCAGAACGGTGCCCCACGTCATGTGGCCGTTGTGCCGCTTTCCGTTGATATCGATGTGGCTGCCATCATCCGCGCCTTGAACGAGAGTGTCGATGTTTCCGCGGAGATTTCCCCAGACTCCGCCACTCGGGTCCGTGTCGATCGCTTCCGCCAGAGCTTGCAGTACATTCCGGCAAAATATGACTTGATGAACGCTCTGGATGTGTGTCGGATGGCCGATTTCGTGGTCCTGGCGCTCTCCGCCCAGGTCGAAGTGGAGGAACAAGGTGAGCTGTTGCTGCGGTCCATTGAGGGTCAGGGTATCTCGAACGTTATTGCCATGGTTCAG GGTTTGGACCAGATCAACCCGGCCAAGAAGCGCCCGCAGGTGGCAGCTTCTCTCAAGTCTTTTGCGAACCACTTCTTCCCGTCCGTCGAAAAGGTCCTCTCGGTGGACTCTCGCCAGGAGTGTTCCAACGCCATTCGTTCCCTCTGCACAGCTACACCCAAGGGTATCCGCTGGCGTGATGAGCGCAGTTGGATGTTCGTCGAAAACGTTCAGTGGCCTGAAACCAACGCGGAGGAAGTCGACGATGTTGTGGTTACCGGTGTTGTCCGCGGCAAGGGCCTGAAGGCGGACCGCTTGGTCCATATCCCTGGATGGGGTGATTTCCAGATTGGTGCCATCACAGCAGCACCACTCGCTACTTCCCGCGGGAAGCGTGACGATGCTATGAATGTCGATGAGACTGAGGCTCCCCAGCTGTTGGATGGACCTTCTGCGGACTGCGATGATTTGGCCACTGTGGCACCAGAGGAGattgagatggaagatgacgaaTTCCCTGTTGAGGAAGAGCGCAAGGGTGTGCTCCTGGACGACCACCACTACTTCTCCGATGACGATTCTCACATCCCCCCGAAGCCTAAGAGGCTACCCAAGGGTACCTCGGAGTACCAGTCCGCTTGGTTCTTGGATGACGTGTCGGACTCTGGCTCCGACcttgaagacgaggatgaagttgaagaaatGGAGATGGACACCGCGGGAGCGCCCGAAGATGGTGTCTTCCCCGATAACAGGGATGCCATGACGGAGGCTGGCCCATCGGAGTATCCCCAGTCAGAGATGTTCGTCGACCCGTCACCAGAAGACGAGGCCAAAGACCTGGAGGATTTCCGTGCGAGCCGCAGAAAAGAGGCTAACGAAGATTTGGAGTTCCCTGACGAAATCGAGCTTCACCCTAACGTTCTCGCTCGGGAGCGTCTGGCTCGCTTCAGAGGTCTCAAGAGCTTCAAGACCAGCCCCTGGGAGACATCAGAAGACCGTCCCCACGAGCCGGAGGACTGGCGCCGCCTGCTCCAGTTCGCGGACTACAAGGGTTCCAGGAACAAGTTCCTCCGCGAGGCTCTCGTCGGAGGTGTCAACCCTGGTGTGCGTGTCGATGTGCACCTCAAGGCAGTGCCAGCAACCCTCCGTAGCCGGCCTCAGCCCAcatccctcttctctctgctCCGTCACGAGCACAAGCACACTGTtgtcaacatcaacatgCACCTGAACTCCAGCGTCGAGGAGCCCCTGAAGTCGAAGGAGCAGCTCGTCGTCCAATGCGGTCCTCGCCGTCTGGTCGTCAACCCTATCTTCTCCGCTGGCGacaacacccccaacaacGTGCACAAGTTCGACCGCTTCCTCCACCCAGGCCGCAGCGCCGTCGCCTCCTGGATCGGTCCTTTGACCTGGGGCGCCGTGcccgtcctcgtcttcaagAACAAGACCAACCAGGACCCCGAGGTTATGGACTCCGCCGAGGACGACTCCCTCAACAACTTCGACAACCTCGAACTTATCGGAAACGGCACCATCGTGGCCCCCGACCAGTCCCGCGTTGTCGCCAAGCGCGCCATTCTCACCGGCCACCCTTACAAGATCCACAAGCGCGTCGTCACCGTCCGCTACATGTTCTTCAACCCCGAGGACATCCAGTGGTTCAAGGCCCTCCAGCTCTGGACCAGACGCGGCCGCAGTGGTTACATCAAGGAATCCCTCGGTACGCACGGTTACTTCAAGGCTACCTTCGACGCGAAGATCAACCCCCAGGACTCTATCGGTATCAGTCTGTACAAGCGGGTTTTCCCTCGCAAGGCTCGCgctctggaggatgtggtCTATTGA
- a CDS encoding LIM domain-binding protein (COG:S;~EggNog:ENOG410PNXR;~InterPro:IPR029005;~PFAM:PF01803) encodes MAPGQHPNAHPGAGMVQQVHPGVSAPGGPQVSQGGPVMGGMPPGAGTTGPGGAVQAHALSHLGPAQAHMFQQPHFAQQFANNPQLLQQHQQQQYLRQRMMLQHQQQQQQQQHGGLPVQLPNGAPALNAAQIAAMQANPAMRPVNLQMQLQQMPHGQPQNLQQQQQFFAMQQAQQQAHQAQIQQAAAAGQPGQQTPQQRAAAQPQNVHDAQSVTPQPQPGPPPHQGSATPQPNPPPVPTSQPPQQQPAAPQPQPTPNPPPQQLPQAQQPGQQPQAPQAAQAQPQPQPNQQGPQQGQQQPPMTAQEAQIKAQQQQNPTAMMMQQQQQRMNMKGAAILQLNSFAESLSYISGTENASTDYNQWHNFVLRFYSPGGVLRHTVCNPQANSSKQFEIATPALARYYLTQCTSGIKHIQMLVDGARERDSPNGGHIVESAKTAFIYWFANGSQLFARANMTAHFDMNNKIEMLDIAVLDHNEYLPRSQLQALELADQQKQSPKVSKNMGKRAQAKQAQQPAFTLPESMVTPNGVPTAVMSFLEVAETISHMQVLFQFSQQNPHLTPSEALRTLVNTMQAPPPNAAYTQGPMNPALQQGQPRAPSMSMPNQFASPAMTHLGLPGAQGSPHLTGSAHPSPAQSHLAGPPGMVPQGQVQGNMAQGTSASASPNVGNKRRRASTVKMENDDNGGEVNGTAGQAAPKVKASPRVGAKKQKGGG; translated from the exons ATGGCTCCCGGTCAACATCCCAATGCTCATCCCGGTGCTGGCATGGTCCAGCAGGTGCATCCCGGCGTGTCGGCACCAGGAGGTCCTCAGGTTAGTCAGGGCGGACCGGTGATGGGTGGGATGCCTCCGGGCGCTGGCACAACTGGTCCGGGGGGTGCTGTACAGGCTCATGCCCTCTCGCATCTTGGCCCTGCTCAAGCGCACATGTTCCAGCAGCCGCATTTTGCACAACAAT TTGCCAACAACCCTCAACtcctgcagcagcaccagcagcagcaatatcTCAGGCAGCGTATGAtgcttcaacatcaacagcaacagcaacagcaacagcacggCGGGTTACCAGTGCAGCTACCGAACGGGGCACCCGCCCTCAATGCAGCTCAGATCGCTGCCATGCAGGCGAATCCTGCTATGCGCCCGGTTAATCTGCAAATGCAACTTCAACAAATGCCCCATGGACAGCCGCAAAatcttcagcagcaacaacaatttTTTGCTATGCAGCAAGCCCAGCAACAAGCGCACCAGGCTCAGATCCAACAGGCGGCTGCCGCAGGGCAGCCCGGTCAGCAGACGCCCCAGCAGCGTGCAGCGGCACAACCCCAGAACGTGCACGATGCCCAGAGTGTcactcctcaacctcagccGGGACCGCCGCCACACCAGGGGAGTGCCACCCCTCAACCCAATCCTCCGCCGGTACCTACCTCACAACCACCGCAACAGCAGCCGGCAGCTCCTCAGCCGCAACCTACTCCCAATCCACCTCCGCAACAGCTGCCGCAGGCTCAGCAACCGGGCCAGCAACCACAAGCGCCGCAAGCTGCCCAAgcccaacctcaacctcaacctaaTCAGCAAGGTCCGCAGCAGGGTCAGCAACAGCCACCGATGACTGCCCAGGAAGCCCAGATCAAGgcacaacagcagcaaaacCCGAccgccatgatgatgcagcagcaacagcaacggATGAACATGAAAGGTGCTGCCATCCTGCAGCTCAACTCCTTTGCCGAAAGCCTTAGCTACATCTCC GGCACTGAGAACGCGAGCACCGATTACAACCAATGGCACAATTTTGTGCTGAGATTCTATTCCCCAGGTGGTGTTCTAAGACATACCGTCTGTAACCCACAAGCAAATTCCTCCAAGCAGTTTGAAATCGCCACTCCTGCTTTGGCGCGCTATTACTTGACCCAGTGTACAAGTGGGATCAAGCACATACAGATGTTGGTTGATGGAGCGCGGGAGAGGGATTCGCCGAACGGAGGCCACATAGTGGAGAGTGCGAAGACTGCTTTCATCTATTGGTTCGCGAATGGAAGTCAG CTTTTTGCGCGCGCCAACATGACGGCTCATTTCGATATGAACAACAAGATTGAGATGCTCGATATCGCGGTGCTGGACCACAACGAATACCTGCCTAGGAGTCAGCTACAGGCTTTGGAGCTGGCCGATCAGCAGAAACAAAGTCCCAAGGTGTCCAAGAATATGGGAAAACGCGCCCAGGCCAAACAAGCACAACAGCCTGCATTTACCTTGCCCGAATCCATGGTTACTCCGAATGGCGTCCCCACGGCTGTGATGAGTTTCCTTGAG GTTGCGGAAACCATCTCTCACATGCAAGTCCTATTCCAATTCTCCCAGCAAAATCCCCACTTAACACCTTCCGAAGCCCTGCGGACTCTGGTGAACACGATGCAGGCGCCGCCTCCCAATGCAGCTTATACGCAGGGTCCCATGAACCCGGCCCTACAGCAAGGCCAGCCACGGGCTCCCAGTATGAGCATGCCTAACCAATTTGCATCTCCTGCCATGACTCATCTCGGCCTGCCGGGCGCTCAGGGCTCGCCTCATCTAACCGGCTCCGCGCATCCCAGTCCCGCCCAGAGTCACCTCGCAGGACCGCCAGGAATGGTTCCCCAGGGTCAAGTACAAGGCAATATGGCGCAGGGGACCAGTGCGAGCGCAAGCCCCAATGTGGGCAACAAGCGCCGTCGGGCTAGCAccgtgaagatggagaacgATGACAACGGCGGCGAGGTTAATGGGACAGCCGGCCAAGCTGCCCCCAAAGTCAAGGCCAGTCCTCGAGTAGGGGCCAAAAAGCAGAAGGGGGGTGGTTAA
- the UTP7 gene encoding WDR46/Utp7 family protein (BUSCO:EOG09261UMG;~COG:A;~EggNog:ENOG410PHNQ;~InterPro:IPR036322,IPR015943,IPR040315,IPR019775, IPR001680,IPR012952,IPR017986;~PFAM:PF08149;~go_function: GO:0005515 - protein binding [Evidence IEA]), producing MAGPTTTALAPADNKRKESKRVMEAQKTYGRGKSIHTHSVRDKKLRSNLKAVEDKYKEAALKAKDAEILLEHDAGFLEPEAELERTYKVRQDEIRESVGIETAKKGFELKLTDMGPYRMDYTRNGRELLLAGRKGHVATMDWRNGKLGCELQLNETVRDARWLHNNQFFAVAQKRSVYIYDHAGVELHCLNKHLEPLFLEFLPYHFLLASAQMSGYLKYTDTSTGQMVAELPTRLGAPTSLAQNPWNAILHVGHQNGTVTLWSPNSQTALVKALVHRGPVRSMAIDRQGRYMVSTGQDQKMNVWDIRMFREVHSYSCYQPGASVSISDRNLTAVGWGTQVSVWRGLFDAAAADQGKVQSPYMAWGGDGQRIENMRWCPFEDVLGVGHDQGFASIIVPGAGEPNFDALEANPYENTKQRQEAEVRGLLNKLQPEMISLDPNFVGKLNTISDKKNREERDLDRRPEDPMEKLKNRGRGRNSALRKYLRKKGRRNVIDDKRVKAEMLRKEHAARHKEKLRSERENLGPALARFAKKEI from the exons ATGGCGGGACCAACAACGACGGCCCTTGCGCCGGCCGACAACAAGCGCaaggaaagcaaaagagTGATGGAAGCGCAAAAGACCTACGGCCGGGGTAaatccatccacacccacagcGTTCGCGACAAGAAACTGCGCAGCAATCTCAAAGCCGTGGAAGACAAGTACAAGGAGGCAGCCCTGAAGGCCAAGGATGCGGAGATTTTGCTCGAGCACGATGCCGGATTCCTCGAGCCCGAGGCAGAGCTGGAAAGGACGTACAAAGTTCGACAGGATGAGATTCGCGAAAGTGTCGGCATCGAAACAGCCAAGAAGGGATTCGAGCTCAAGTTGACCGATATGGGACCCTACCGGATGGACTACACAAGGAACGGTCGCGAATTGCTGTTGGCCGGGCGCAAAGGGCATGTGGCGACGATGGACTGGCGGAATGGAAAGCTGGGATGCGAGTTGCAGTTAAACGAGACTGTGCGCGATGCTCGCTGGCTGCACAACAATCAGTTCTTCGCCGTGGCGCAGAAGAGATCCGTTTATATCTACGACCATGCCGGTGTGGAACTGCACTGTCTCAACAAGCATCTCGAGCCTCTTTTCCTTGAATTCCTGCCTTACCACTTCCTTCTCGCGAGCGCC CAAATGAGCGGCTACCTCAAATACACCGACACCTCAACCGGTCAAATGGTCGCCGAGCTGCCCACCCGCCTCGGTGCTCCCACCTCCCTCGCCCAGAACCCATGGAACGCCATCCTACACGTCGGCCACCAAAACGGCACAGTGACGCTCTGGTCTCCCAACTCACAAACTGCGCTCGTGAAGGCCCTTGTCCACCGCGGCCCCGTCCGCTCGATGGCTATTGACCGCCAAGGCCGGTACATGGTATCGACCGGTCAAGACCAAAAGATGAACGTCTGGGACATCCGCATGTTCCGCGAAGTACACAGCTACTCATGCTACCAACCGGGTGCCTCCGTCTCCATCAGCGATCGGAATCTCACAGCCGTGGGCTGGGGCACGCAAGTCAGCGTATGGCGGGGTCTCTTCGACGCCGCGGCCGCCGACCAAGGCAAGGTACAGAGTCCCTACATGGCCTGGGGCGGCGACGGCCAACGCATCGAGAACATGCGCTGGTGTCCTTTCGAAGATGTTCTTGGTGTGGGCCACGATCAAGGCTTTGCCAGCATCATCGTCCCCGGCGCCGGTGAACCCAACTTCGACGCCCTGGAGGCCAACCCGTACGAGAACACCAAGCAGCGCCAGGAAGCCGAAGTGCGCGGTCTGCTGAACAAGCTGCAACCGGAGATGATCTCTCTGGACCCCAACTTCGTCGGAAAGCTCAACACGATCAGCGACAAGAAGAACCGCGAGGAACGCGATCTCGATCGCAGACCCGAAGACCCcatggagaagctcaagaaccGTGGTCGTGGTCGCAACAGTGCGTTGCGCAAGTATCTCCGCAAGAAGGGTCGACGCAATGTCATCGACGACAAGCGCGTCAAGGCCGAGATGTTGCGCAAGGAGCATGCTGCTCGCCACAAGGAGAAGTTGCGCTCCGAGAGGGAGAATTTGGGTCCCGCGCTGGCGAGATTcgccaagaaggagatttga
- a CDS encoding uncharacterized protein (COG:O;~EggNog:ENOG410PFZ9;~InterPro:IPR041569,IPR003959,IPR027417,IPR003593;~PFAM:PF00004,PF17862;~go_function: GO:0005524 - ATP binding [Evidence IEA];~go_function: GO:0016887 - ATPase activity [Evidence IEA]), with amino-acid sequence MHQGRFLRSVARPCRFIAHRRYPAAVVSQSRPFHLSRPWLSSTPSDPHNARDSTTGNVPGDLPTHNAEPTLASRDASVATPSADRLDRKDAKPYGSAVRRALRNRRPAKEWTAPVATVPDWFYERNTVLNDGKGDSDVKLLQHVKIRPTEIEPEKEEATQQLGRGGSGEDPPAPEGSDTPEDRYALTEALWEELCASARAGLRLPPAKYAQEPSARKSHLVLQYPGTDGILFLDAVVKRLAQELGADLVTLNAQDIAQLCSEQDLADIGTTSPIRSLGYEVYRPSLSDTWQDDGMGDGDAEDDIDTPRSLRSGLRPKFITIESTRDSGDIALPNLMGLKSLVASFNAPADQIGGSSSQSAVNRAEDRRLRLVRELLSSPSKPSKQVLPAATEGEDSAAHEVAEGRSPAVERDVIVQVQDYGDIQTTREGSKFITLLQKAIEEKRKAGSRVLFIGTSAQEAAPDSDAAKLMQNAFDDQFSQMLVITPAMKSEVAERVFAEDRKTRILDINIRHVQDLLRTRLADSPSALKDDIYRDRAWPLDASLVKESGLDERYWPYSQVHWATTLALGSLGADEAFGYDHIRRGLEMMQKTERVKNDWLHEKTPKPKATETGNDRERLLSSLRKTCNTHEKKLLNGVVDAKSIRTTFSDVHVPPETIDALKTLTSLSLIRPEAFTYGVLATDKIPGLLLYGPPGTGKTLLAKAVARESGATVLEVSGSEVYDMYVGEGEKNVKAIFTLAKKLSPCVVFIDEADAIFCSRTGASSRTSHRELINQFLREWDGMNDMSAFIMVATNRPFDLDDAVLRRLPRRLLVDLPTEQDRLAILKIHLKEETLDSSVDLAELARRTPLYSGSDLKNLSVAAALACVREENDLAAQHQGEEPYQYPARRTLTWKHFERGMEEISASISEDMSSLSAIRKFDEQYGDRKGRRKKAPGWGFMPAGVDESATSVDAARVRT; translated from the coding sequence ATGCACCAAGGCAGGTTCCTTCGGTCTGTAGCACGACCCTGCCGATTCATCGCGCATCGCCGCTATCCCGCCGCCGTTGTCTCGCAATCGCGTCCATTCCATCTTTCGCGGCCATGGCTGTCGTCCACTCCCTCAGATCCTCATAATGCTCGGGATTCGACCACGGGGAATGTCCCCGGTGATCTCCCTACTCACAATGCAGAACCCACATTAGCTAGCCGTGATGCTTCCGTTGCAACACCTTCCGCAGATCGATTGGACAGGAAAGACGCGAAACCCTACGGTTCGGCAGTTCGCAGGGCTTTACGAAACAGACGACCGGCGAAGGAGTGGACTGCTCCGGTTGCCACTGTTCCCGATTGGTTCTACGAGCGAAACACGGTGCTCAATGATGGAAAGGGAGACAGTGACGTCAAATTACTACAGCATGTGAAGATACGGCCGACAGAAATTGAaccggagaaggaggaggccaCACAACAGCTAGGACGGGGCGGTAGTGGAGAAGATCCGCCTGCGCCTGAGGGATCTGATACTCCGGAGGATCGGTATGCTTTGACGGAAGCGCTGTGGGAAGAGCTGTGCGCCTCTGCCCGAGCCGGGTTGCGGCTACCGCCAGCCAAGTACGCCCAAGAGCCCTCCGCACGCAAATCGCATCTTGTTCTTCAGTACCCGGGTACCGATGGTATTCTGTTCTTGGAtgcggtggtgaagaggctGGCTCAAGAGCTGGGGGCGGATTTGGTTACACTCAACGCGCAGGACATTGCCCAGCTATGCAGCGAACAGGATTTGGCGGACATCGGCACAACATCACCCATCAGATCGCTTGGCTACGAGGTATATCGGCCTTCTCTCTCTGATACCTGGCAAGACGACGGCATGGGTGATGGGGATGCCGAGGACGACATTGACACACCACGCAGTCTCCGGTCGGGTTTGCGTCCCAAATTTATAACTATTGAGAGTACTCGTGATTCGGGGGATATTGCACTTCCCAACCTAATGGGCCTGAAGTCGTTGGTGGCCTCGTTCAATGCGCCAGCGGACCAGATAGGTGGCTCTTCATCACAGAGTGCTGTGAATCGCGCAGAGGATAGGCGACTTCGACTTGTTCGAGAGCTCCTGTCATCGCCCAGCAAGCCATCGAAGCAGGTGTTGCCAGCAGcgactgaaggagaagactcTGCTGCGCACGAAGTGGCGGAAGGTCGCAGTCCCGCCGTGGAGCGAGATGTCATCGTGCAAGTACAGGATTATGGAGACATCCAGACCACCCGCGAGGGCTCCAAGTTCATCACTCTATTACAAAAGGCTatagaggagaagagaaaggctgGTTCCCGGGTCCTCTTCATTGGTACATCGGCACAGGAAGCTGCACCTGATTCAGATGCGGCCAAGCTCATGCAAAACGCCTTTGACGATCAATTCTCCCAGATGCTGGTCATCACACCCGCCATGAAGTCCGAGGTTGCAGAGCGCGTATTCGCGGAAGACCGCAAGACGCGCATTCTCGATATCAACATTCGCCACGTCCAAGATCTGCTCCGAACGCGGCTCGCCGATAGCCCTTCGGCGCTCAAGGACGACATTTACCGTGATCGCGCCTGGCCTTTGGATGCGTCCCTTGTGAAAGAAAGTGGTCTCGATGAGCGGTACTGGCCGTACAGCCAGGTTCACTGGGCTACGACTCTAGCACTTGGCTCTCTAGGAGCGGATGAAGCTTTCGGTTATGACCACATTCGGCGAGGACTtgagatgatgcagaagacTGAGCGTGTCAAGAACGACTGGCTGCACGAGAAAACGCCCAAACCGAAGGCTACCGAGACAGGAAACGACCGGGAGCGCTTGTTAAGCTCCTTGCGGAAAACGTGCAACACGCACGAGAAGAAACTATTGAATGGAGTCGTGGATGCCAAGAGCATTCGCACTACATTCTCTGATGTTCATGTGCCACCTGAAACCATCGATGCATTGAAGACTCTgacctctctttctctgatCCGACCCGAAGCGTTCACCTACGGTGTCCTGGCGACTGACAAGATCCCTGGTTTGTTGCTCTACGGGCCTCCAGGTACGGGTAAAACCCTCCTGGCGAAAGCCGTCGCTCGTGAAAGCGGTGCCACCGTCTTGGAAGTTAGCGGGTCCGAAGTCTACGACATGTACGTTGGCGAGGGCGAAAAGAACGTCAAGGCCATCTTCACGCTGGCTAAGAAGCTGAGCCCCTGCGTCGTGTTCATCGACGAGGCCGATGCCATCTTCTGTTCTCGCACTGGAGCCAGCAGCCGAACGTCACACCGGGAGCTTATCAACCAATTTCTGCGGGAATGGGACGGGATGAACGACATGTCCGCCTTTATCATGGTTGCCACGAACCGACCATTTGATCTCGACGATGCGGTTCTCCGGCGTCTCCCCCGGCGACTATTGGTGGATCTTCCGACCGAACAGGATCGCCTGGCCATCTTGAAGATTCATCTGAAGGAGGAAACCCTGGACAGCTCGGTTGATTTGGCCGAGCTGGCTCGTCGCACGCCTCTTTATTCCGGATCCGACCTCAAGAACCTTTCCGTTGCGGCCGCTTTGGCTTGTGTCCGGGAAGAGAATGACCTGGCAGCGCAGCACCAAGGCGAAGAACCGTACCAGTATCCCGCGCGACGCACCTTGACCTGGAAGCACTTCGAGCGTGGTATGGAGGAGATTAGCGCATCGATCAGCGAGGACATGTCATCGCTCTCTGCAATCCGCAAGTTCGACGAGCAGTACGGCGACCGCAAGGGCCGACGCAAGAAGGCGCCTGGTTGGGGCTTCATGCCGGCGGGCGTGGACGAGTCGGCAACTAGCGTGGATGCGGCGCGCGTCCGGACCTGA